One genomic window of Conger conger chromosome 7, fConCon1.1, whole genome shotgun sequence includes the following:
- the LOC133133636 gene encoding protein FAM118B-like isoform X1, with amino-acid sequence MATVVTAKKEKRPAQDDVDSDGKKPRKLLPSLKTKRAAELVLVVGTGISSAVAPQVPALRSWKGLIQALLDAADDFDLLEEEESRRFQKSLHEDKNLVHVAHDLIQKLSPRTDNVRSTFFKDCLYEVFDDLECKMEHTGKSLLSSILQLMESGALVLTTNFDNLLEIYSTHQGARLESLDLTDEKKVLEWAQEKRRMSVLHIHGVYTNPSGIVLHPAGYQNVLRNTEVMREIQKLYETKSFLFLGCGRTVEDTTFQALFLEAVKNKSDLEHFMLVRREDVGEFKKLRDNMLDKGIKVISYGNEYAHLPEYLQRLADEICYQETAANGWGKEEEDKQNDFDSQRSLSADCRS; translated from the exons ATGGCCACCGTGGTGACCGCGAAGAAGGAAAAGCGGCCCGCCCAGGATGACGTCGACTCCGATGGCAAAAAGCCCAG GAAGCTGCTGCCCAGCTTGAAGACTAAGCGTGCGGCGGAGctggtgctggtggtggggACGGGCATCAGCTCGGCCGTGGCCCCCCAGGTCCCGGCCCTCCGGTCCTGGAAGGGGCTCATCCAGGCCCTGCTGGACGCGGCCGACGACTTCgacctgctggaggaggaggagagccggCGCTTCCAGAAGAGTCTGCACGAGGACAAGAACCTGGTGCACGTGGCCCACGACCTCATCCAGAAACTGTCCCCT CGCACAGACAACGTGCGCTCCACGTTCTTCAAGGACTGCCTTTACGAGGTGTTCGACGACCTTGAGTGTAAGATGGAGCACACGGGGAAGAGTCTGCTGAGCTCCATCCTGCAGCTGATGGAGAGCGGGGCGCTGGTGCTCACCACCAACTTCGACAACCTGCTGGAGATCTACTCCACCCACCAGGGTGCCCGGCTCGAGTCACTGGACCTGACTGATGAGAAGAAG gtgctgGAGTGGGCCCAGGAGAAGAGGAGAATGAGTGTGCTACACATCCACGGCGTTTACACCAACCCCAGCGGCATCGTGCTGCATCCCGCCGGCTACCAGAACGTTCTGAGGAACACAGAGGTCATG CGGGAGATCCAGAAGCTGTACGAGACTAAGTCCTTCCTGTTCCTGGGCTGCGGGCGCACGGTGGAGGACACCACGTTCCAGGCGCTGTTCCTGGAGGCGGTGAAGAACAAGTCGGACCTGGAGCACTTCATGCTGGTGCGGCGCGAGGACGTGGGCGAGTTCAAGAAGCTGCGCGACAACATGCTGGACAAGGGCATCAAGGTCATCTCCTACGGCAACGAGTACGCCCACCTGCCAGAGTACCTGCAGCGGCTGGCCGACGAGATCTGCTACCAGGAAACGGCCGCCAACGGCTGGG
- the LOC133133636 gene encoding protein FAM118B-like isoform X2, whose protein sequence is MATVVTAKKEKRPAQDDVDSDGKKPRKLLPSLKTKRAAELVLVVGTGISSAVAPQVPALRSWKGLIQALLDAADDFDLLEEEESRRFQKSLHEDKNLVHVAHDLIQKLSPRTDNVRSTFFKDCLYEVFDDLECKMEHTGKSLLSSILQLMESGALVLTTNFDNLLEIYSTHQGARLESLDLTDEKKVLEWAQEKRRMSVLHIHGVYTNPSGIVLHPAGYQNVLRNTEVMREIQKLYETKSFLFLGCGRTVEDTTFQALFLEAVKNKSDLEHFMLVRREDVGEFKKLRDNMLDKGIKVISYGNEYAHLPEYLQRLADEICYQETAANGWDCRS, encoded by the exons ATGGCCACCGTGGTGACCGCGAAGAAGGAAAAGCGGCCCGCCCAGGATGACGTCGACTCCGATGGCAAAAAGCCCAG GAAGCTGCTGCCCAGCTTGAAGACTAAGCGTGCGGCGGAGctggtgctggtggtggggACGGGCATCAGCTCGGCCGTGGCCCCCCAGGTCCCGGCCCTCCGGTCCTGGAAGGGGCTCATCCAGGCCCTGCTGGACGCGGCCGACGACTTCgacctgctggaggaggaggagagccggCGCTTCCAGAAGAGTCTGCACGAGGACAAGAACCTGGTGCACGTGGCCCACGACCTCATCCAGAAACTGTCCCCT CGCACAGACAACGTGCGCTCCACGTTCTTCAAGGACTGCCTTTACGAGGTGTTCGACGACCTTGAGTGTAAGATGGAGCACACGGGGAAGAGTCTGCTGAGCTCCATCCTGCAGCTGATGGAGAGCGGGGCGCTGGTGCTCACCACCAACTTCGACAACCTGCTGGAGATCTACTCCACCCACCAGGGTGCCCGGCTCGAGTCACTGGACCTGACTGATGAGAAGAAG gtgctgGAGTGGGCCCAGGAGAAGAGGAGAATGAGTGTGCTACACATCCACGGCGTTTACACCAACCCCAGCGGCATCGTGCTGCATCCCGCCGGCTACCAGAACGTTCTGAGGAACACAGAGGTCATG CGGGAGATCCAGAAGCTGTACGAGACTAAGTCCTTCCTGTTCCTGGGCTGCGGGCGCACGGTGGAGGACACCACGTTCCAGGCGCTGTTCCTGGAGGCGGTGAAGAACAAGTCGGACCTGGAGCACTTCATGCTGGTGCGGCGCGAGGACGTGGGCGAGTTCAAGAAGCTGCGCGACAACATGCTGGACAAGGGCATCAAGGTCATCTCCTACGGCAACGAGTACGCCCACCTGCCAGAGTACCTGCAGCGGCTGGCCGACGAGATCTGCTACCAGGAAACGGCCGCCAACGGCTGGG